From Emcibacteraceae bacterium, the proteins below share one genomic window:
- a CDS encoding PhzF family phenazine biosynthesis protein — translation MNLHRIFETLSKAIFIGLVFIFAGNAIAQTVKNEIRYLQMDVFTDTPLSGNQLAVFLDPEGLSDEMLIKLTKEMNFSETTFLYPAGKEGTDFRVRIFTPSRPNEMPIAGHPTVGTVFALANLGLIGPKQNELVLELGIGPTPIKLEWDNDKLAFAWMKQRLPKFGGIIEDKRAVAEALGIKVADFGSSNLPIQMVDCGAPFIMVPLATRDAVDRAIMDRQRMGALIDKAGLTRRGMFLFSMEPGDDGATIYSRMLGFGVTEDPATGNASGPAGSYLVHYGLVDKSKEQNIISRQGVKMGRSSEIRIAVTTRDDEITDVQIGGSAVQVSDSVLKIQN, via the coding sequence ATGAATTTACACAGAATATTTGAAACTTTAAGTAAAGCCATTTTTATAGGTTTGGTTTTTATTTTTGCAGGCAATGCAATCGCCCAAACAGTAAAAAATGAAATTCGCTATCTGCAAATGGATGTCTTTACGGATACGCCCCTATCAGGTAATCAGCTCGCCGTTTTTCTGGACCCGGAAGGGTTATCGGATGAGATGCTGATAAAACTGACCAAGGAAATGAATTTTTCTGAAACGACTTTTCTGTATCCGGCAGGAAAAGAGGGCACTGACTTCCGGGTTCGGATTTTTACCCCCAGCCGACCCAATGAAATGCCGATTGCCGGCCATCCAACAGTTGGAACTGTCTTTGCCCTTGCCAATCTGGGCCTTATCGGACCGAAACAAAATGAACTTGTTCTGGAACTTGGCATCGGCCCAACTCCCATTAAATTGGAATGGGATAACGATAAACTTGCCTTTGCCTGGATGAAACAGCGATTGCCAAAATTTGGGGGCATCATTGAAGATAAAAGGGCCGTCGCGGAAGCACTCGGTATTAAGGTCGCTGACTTTGGGAGCAGTAATCTGCCTATACAAATGGTTGATTGCGGGGCGCCGTTTATTATGGTGCCTTTGGCAACAAGGGACGCCGTGGACAGGGCCATTATGGATCGTCAGAGAATGGGTGCATTGATTGATAAAGCGGGGTTAACGCGCCGTGGTATGTTTTTGTTTTCAATGGAACCCGGTGATGACGGCGCAACAATTTATAGCAGAATGCTTGGCTTTGGGGTCACTGAAGATCCGGCTACCGGTAATGCCAGTGGTCCTGCCGGGTCTTATCTGGTGCATTATGGTCTGGTTGATAAATCGAAAGAACAAAATATCATCAGCCGTCAGGGTGTAAAAATGGGAAGATCAAGCGAAATAAGAATTGCCGTTACGACACGGGACGATGAAATTACCGACGTTCAAATTGGTGGCTCAGCGGTGCAGGTATCGGATTCAGTGCTCAAAATTCAAAACTGA
- a CDS encoding DUF3108 domain-containing protein: MKLIYRVFLISILLSAPALAQMGTPYKVNMTYKAYWGGFVVAEIHSETALDATGYQLSADYKVKGFAAIISDMENRTMSRGILYTDGKYRPEYYESGGNFGKLKYKSQVSFDPKTLKVTNLVQEMELRKDTEYIPIEENEKYGMDPMTMFLNLIMTPNFKEAYREKYSERQFGGMFVSEQSFTCGDTEMMGKESRSVFQGEAVICKIDGKEISGDIKSTKPKKKKKRKSRERDDQDSRLWFGKMPGFEGTVPVYTEFPIGWGKVRVYLSDFNVTPVETPTVTARGE, encoded by the coding sequence ATGAAGCTGATATACAGGGTATTTCTCATAAGCATTCTGCTCAGTGCTCCGGCATTGGCGCAGATGGGGACACCCTATAAAGTGAATATGACCTATAAAGCCTATTGGGGTGGTTTTGTCGTTGCCGAAATTCATAGTGAAACTGCTCTTGATGCCACTGGTTATCAGCTCAGTGCCGATTATAAGGTAAAGGGCTTTGCTGCCATTATCAGTGATATGGAAAACCGAACCATGAGCCGCGGAATTCTTTATACAGACGGCAAATACCGCCCTGAATATTATGAAAGCGGCGGTAATTTCGGCAAGCTAAAATATAAAAGCCAGGTCAGCTTTGATCCCAAAACTCTGAAAGTCACCAATCTGGTTCAGGAAATGGAACTCCGCAAAGATACGGAATATATTCCGATTGAGGAAAATGAAAAATACGGCATGGATCCGATGACCATGTTCCTTAACCTGATCATGACTCCGAATTTCAAGGAAGCCTACCGCGAAAAATATTCAGAGCGACAATTTGGCGGAATGTTTGTTTCTGAGCAGAGCTTTACCTGTGGCGACACGGAAATGATGGGAAAGGAAAGCCGCTCAGTCTTTCAGGGGGAAGCGGTCATCTGTAAAATTGACGGGAAGGAAATTTCCGGCGATATTAAAAGCACAAAGCCTAAAAAGAAGAAAAAAAGAAAATCCCGTGAACGGGATGATCAGGACAGCCGCCTTTGGTTCGGCAAAATGCCGGGCTTTGAAGGTACCGTTCCTGTCTACACCGAATTTCCCATTGGCTGGGGCAAGGTGCGCGTTTATCTGTCCGATTTCAACGTAACCCCCGTTGAAACCCCGACAGTGACGGCCCGCGGTGAATAA
- a CDS encoding valine--tRNA ligase — MLDKTFDFAKREKEIYDHWDDSGAFKCGQRPDADPFTIILPPPNVTGSLHIGHALNHTLQDVLIRWHRMRGRDVLWQPGMDHAGIATQMVVERQLDAGNMRRIDMGREKFVERVWQWKEESGGMIFNQMRRLGQSCDWSRQKFTMDDGFVRAVLKKFVDLYHDNLIFKAKRLVNWDPELCTAISDLEVEQREVNGFYWHFKYPVDGEEGRYLTVATTRPETMLGDVAVAVSADDERYKDLIGKTLTLPLVGRKLIVIADEHADPEKGSGAVKITPAHDFDDHMVGKRHNLENINIFDEHARINENAPEKYRGMDRFVARKEIVADMDALGLLAKTEATVHVVPYGDRSGVPIEPWLTDQWYVDAETLAKPAIEAVEKGETKFVPKTWEKTYYEWMRNIEPWCVSRQLWWGHQIPAWYGPDGEVFVAETEEEAQKLADAHYGEFKEIVRDEDVLDTWFSSALWPNATLGWPDKTPELKRYYKSDVLVTGFDIIFFWVARMMMDGLYFMDNEVPFETVYVHALVRDEHGAKMSKSKGNVIDPLELADKYGADALRFTLAAMEAQGRDIKMSDKRVEGYRNFATKLWNAAKFCEMNDCFKESRNFDPATAKHTVNKWIIGEAEQAALKVTQALEAFRYNDAAAAAYHFTWGTFCDWYIELIKTRFYSDDADGIGETRKTAAWVMDQIIKILHPFMPFITEEIWQNTAENRETDLILASWPDYNPKNVDEAASAEMNWLITLISDIRTARAEMNVPAGAKLNLLVSGANEVTLASLATQGEELKRLARLENIDTLEGAAPSGAISVVVGEATYYLPLSGVIDIEAEKARLSKNLEKLEKEIAAVAGRLSNENFVAKAPDHVIAENKKGLEDAREKAEKINQALERLASMN, encoded by the coding sequence ATGCTTGATAAGACTTTTGATTTTGCGAAACGAGAAAAAGAAATATATGACCACTGGGACGACAGCGGTGCCTTTAAATGCGGGCAAAGACCCGATGCGGACCCTTTTACCATCATTCTGCCGCCCCCCAATGTGACCGGCAGCCTCCATATCGGTCATGCGCTTAATCATACCTTGCAGGATGTCCTGATCCGTTGGCACCGGATGCGTGGCCGCGATGTGCTTTGGCAGCCCGGGATGGATCATGCCGGTATTGCCACCCAAATGGTTGTCGAACGCCAGCTAGATGCCGGTAATATGCGCCGCATTGATATGGGCCGTGAAAAATTTGTCGAGCGGGTCTGGCAATGGAAAGAAGAAAGCGGCGGCATGATTTTCAATCAGATGCGCCGGCTTGGTCAGTCCTGCGACTGGTCCCGCCAAAAATTCACCATGGATGACGGTTTTGTTCGTGCGGTTCTTAAAAAATTCGTCGATCTTTATCATGACAACCTTATTTTCAAGGCAAAAAGACTTGTTAACTGGGATCCTGAGCTTTGCACAGCCATTTCCGATCTTGAGGTTGAGCAGCGCGAAGTCAACGGCTTTTACTGGCATTTCAAATATCCCGTTGACGGGGAAGAGGGACGCTATCTTACTGTTGCCACCACCCGTCCTGAAACCATGCTTGGTGATGTCGCCGTGGCGGTTAGCGCCGATGATGAGCGTTATAAAGATTTGATCGGCAAAACACTAACATTACCGCTGGTTGGGCGTAAACTTATTGTTATTGCCGATGAACATGCTGATCCGGAAAAAGGATCAGGGGCAGTAAAAATTACCCCTGCTCATGATTTCGATGACCATATGGTTGGTAAACGTCATAATCTTGAAAACATTAATATATTTGACGAGCATGCCCGTATTAATGAAAATGCGCCGGAAAAATACCGCGGTATGGACCGTTTTGTTGCCCGTAAGGAAATTGTCGCCGATATGGATGCTTTAGGCTTACTGGCAAAAACAGAAGCAACTGTTCATGTAGTACCATATGGTGACCGTTCAGGCGTTCCGATTGAACCGTGGCTTACTGATCAGTGGTATGTGGACGCAGAAACCCTGGCAAAGCCGGCAATCGAGGCGGTTGAAAAGGGCGAAACAAAATTCGTACCCAAAACATGGGAAAAAACATATTACGAATGGATGCGTAATATTGAACCATGGTGCGTATCCCGCCAGCTTTGGTGGGGACATCAAATTCCTGCATGGTATGGTCCGGATGGTGAAGTCTTTGTTGCAGAAACCGAGGAAGAAGCACAGAAACTTGCCGACGCCCATTACGGTGAATTTAAAGAAATTGTCCGCGATGAAGATGTGCTGGATACCTGGTTTTCATCCGCACTCTGGCCCAATGCTACTTTGGGCTGGCCTGATAAAACACCGGAACTTAAACGTTATTATAAATCGGACGTGCTTGTTACCGGCTTTGATATTATCTTTTTCTGGGTAGCACGAATGATGATGGACGGTCTTTATTTTATGGATAATGAGGTGCCGTTTGAAACCGTTTATGTTCATGCGCTTGTTCGCGATGAACATGGGGCCAAAATGTCAAAAAGCAAAGGCAACGTTATTGACCCGCTTGAGCTTGCCGATAAATATGGTGCAGATGCGCTTCGATTTACCCTTGCCGCGATGGAAGCACAGGGCAGGGATATAAAAATGTCCGATAAACGGGTGGAAGGATACCGTAATTTTGCGACAAAGCTTTGGAATGCGGCCAAATTCTGCGAAATGAATGACTGTTTTAAGGAAAGCCGTAATTTTGATCCGGCAACTGCAAAGCATACCGTCAATAAATGGATTATCGGTGAAGCGGAGCAGGCGGCCCTGAAAGTAACCCAGGCGCTTGAAGCATTTCGATATAATGATGCGGCGGCGGCGGCTTATCATTTTACCTGGGGCACGTTCTGTGACTGGTATATTGAACTGATCAAGACCCGCTTTTATTCCGATGACGCCGATGGGATCGGCGAAACCCGGAAAACGGCCGCATGGGTCATGGATCAGATTATAAAAATCCTTCATCCGTTTATGCCGTTTATTACCGAGGAAATCTGGCAAAATACTGCTGAGAACCGCGAAACTGACCTTATTCTTGCCTCATGGCCGGATTATAATCCGAAAAATGTTGACGAGGCGGCATCGGCGGAAATGAACTGGCTGATAACGCTTATATCAGATATCCGAACTGCGCGGGCGGAAATGAATGTGCCGGCAGGGGCCAAACTTAATTTGCTGGTTTCCGGTGCAAATGAAGTGACACTGGCATCACTGGCAACACAGGGGGAGGAGCTAAAACGACTTGCCCGGCTTGAAAATATTGATACACTGGAAGGTGCCGCACCCAGCGGGGCCATTTCCGTTGTGGTCGGCGAGGCAACATATTATCTGCCCCTTTCAGGTGTCATTGATATTGAGGCGGAAAAAGCAAGACTTTCAAAAAACCTTGAAAAACTTGAAAAGGAAATTGCTGCCGTTGCCGGAAGACTGAGTAATGAAAATTTCGTGGCTAAAGCCCCCGATCATGTGATTGCAGAAAATAAAAAAGGGCTTGAAGACGCCAGAGAAAAGGCAGAAAAAATTAATCAGGCATTGGAGCGTTTAGCCTCCATGAACTAG
- a CDS encoding DUF2497 domain-containing protein — MSQPGKEEEPSMEEILASIRRIISEDDDAAPENDEAVKEETPEVKLEAEPEPQEEEVLELTENDLEEASQDDIDSMFDSVEDKEDELVMEDKAEAFEEQEEDDEPAPEPASSHSDDFDIDDVDPAEGKDVLMSEEVSSEIQGRFDALSALLTSGYQGSGNTLEDLVRELLRPMLKKWLEENLPPLAERMVAKEIARLARTKKP, encoded by the coding sequence ATGAGCCAACCGGGAAAAGAAGAAGAACCAAGCATGGAGGAAATCCTTGCGTCTATTCGTCGCATTATTTCGGAAGATGATGACGCTGCCCCGGAAAATGATGAAGCCGTGAAAGAGGAAACTCCGGAAGTAAAGTTGGAAGCTGAGCCAGAGCCACAGGAAGAGGAAGTTCTGGAACTTACTGAAAATGATCTTGAGGAAGCTTCACAGGACGATATCGACAGCATGTTTGACAGTGTTGAAGATAAAGAAGATGAACTGGTTATGGAAGACAAGGCAGAAGCCTTTGAAGAGCAGGAAGAAGATGATGAACCTGCGCCTGAACCTGCATCTTCCCATTCGGACGATTTTGATATTGATGATGTTGATCCGGCTGAAGGAAAAGATGTCCTGATGTCAGAAGAGGTTTCATCGGAAATCCAGGGCAGATTTGATGCGCTTTCCGCGCTGCTGACCAGTGGTTATCAGGGCTCAGGCAATACGCTTGAGGACCTTGTCCGTGAACTGCTTCGTCCAATGCTTAAAAAATGGCTGGAGGAAAATCTTCCGCCCCTCGCAGAACGGATGGTTGCCAAGGAAATAGCACGGCTTGCCAGGACAAAAAAACCGTAA
- a CDS encoding TolC family outer membrane protein, translating to MTKRIKRPVLGTALILAGLMGSTILAHADNLTDALTTAYINNPTLQAARAGQRVNDETVNQATAGWRPTIQATGSIARTDSRRTGVSFLPSQQITKPKSLGVSLEQPVFRSFQTVNGTKEARKQVEAGRAQLMNTEQQIFLDTVSAYSNVIRDESFLEFTTNNVIALQRQLKASEDRFEVGEITRTDVAQSKARLSRAQSEKINAEAILTASRAAYRRVVGNEPGTLEKEIELPTLPASEEAAYDLASQHHPAIVAAKASEAAAEYAVKKQYGGLGPSVTVGASYSKSWDGFFAGDTNTAKTIQANLRLPIYQAGVQASVVRQAKQRRNQYRMEAIAAERQIQELVRNAWESYREASARITSTLSQLEANEIALEGVRQEADVGSRTILDVLDAEQELLDARVNNARAVRDRTVAAFNLLATIGQLNAKDLGLNVDIYDAEGKSEDTEWKIYGFGAE from the coding sequence ATGACGAAAAGAATAAAAAGACCTGTTCTTGGTACTGCATTGATTCTTGCAGGGTTAATGGGATCGACTATTCTGGCACACGCAGATAATTTAACAGATGCTCTCACGACAGCCTATATCAACAACCCGACGCTACAGGCAGCGCGGGCCGGTCAAAGGGTAAATGATGAAACCGTCAATCAGGCAACTGCTGGATGGCGCCCGACAATTCAGGCAACGGGATCAATAGCCCGTACGGACAGCAGAAGAACCGGTGTATCATTCCTGCCGTCACAACAGATTACAAAACCTAAATCATTGGGTGTTTCCCTAGAGCAACCGGTTTTCAGAAGTTTTCAGACAGTCAACGGCACAAAAGAGGCCAGAAAACAGGTAGAGGCAGGACGTGCCCAGCTGATGAATACTGAACAACAGATTTTCCTGGATACTGTATCGGCCTATTCGAATGTGATCAGGGACGAATCCTTTCTTGAATTTACAACGAATAACGTCATTGCCCTGCAAAGACAGCTGAAAGCCAGTGAAGACCGCTTTGAAGTGGGTGAGATTACCCGCACAGACGTTGCCCAAAGTAAAGCCCGTCTTTCTCGGGCCCAGTCAGAAAAAATCAATGCGGAAGCCATTTTGACCGCCAGTCGTGCCGCTTACCGCCGGGTTGTCGGCAATGAGCCGGGCACATTGGAAAAGGAAATTGAACTTCCGACACTACCGGCTTCTGAAGAGGCCGCATATGACCTGGCATCACAACATCATCCGGCAATTGTGGCTGCCAAAGCATCGGAAGCGGCCGCCGAATATGCTGTTAAAAAGCAATATGGCGGACTTGGCCCGTCTGTCACTGTCGGCGCCAGCTATTCAAAAAGCTGGGATGGGTTCTTTGCCGGTGATACCAATACAGCAAAAACCATCCAGGCCAATTTGAGACTTCCTATTTATCAGGCCGGTGTTCAGGCGTCTGTTGTAAGACAGGCAAAACAACGTCGGAACCAGTATCGCATGGAAGCGATTGCAGCAGAACGCCAGATACAGGAACTGGTCAGAAATGCGTGGGAAAGCTATCGTGAAGCCAGTGCCCGTATAACTTCAACCCTGTCACAGCTAGAAGCCAACGAAATTGCCCTTGAAGGCGTTCGTCAGGAAGCTGATGTGGGATCACGGACCATTCTTGATGTTCTGGATGCTGAGCAGGAGCTGCTCGACGCACGGGTAAACAATGCCCGGGCCGTTCGCGACAGAACTGTTGCCGCCTTTAATCTGCTTGCAACAATTGGTCAGCTGAATGCGAAAGATCTTGGCCTTAACGTTGATATTTATGATGCAGAAGGCAAAAGCGAAGACACAGAATGGAAAATTTATGGATTTGGTGCCGAATAA
- a CDS encoding rRNA adenine N-6-methyltransferase family protein — protein MEPLTFAKLLNAAEIRPDELVLDIAPATGYSSAVFSKLVETVVAIEENEALAEIATRNLAEQECDNVALLTAAHAKGLKKQGPYDLIFIGGMVDEVPQALLEQLKEDGRILCVINDEGIGRAALVTYKNKVKGVRILFDTSAPKLKGFEKTKKFEF, from the coding sequence ATGGAGCCGCTTACATTTGCCAAACTTTTAAATGCTGCTGAAATCAGACCCGATGAACTGGTTCTTGATATCGCTCCTGCAACCGGTTATTCATCGGCCGTATTCAGTAAGCTTGTTGAAACAGTCGTAGCGATTGAGGAAAATGAAGCCCTTGCCGAAATTGCCACAAGAAATCTTGCCGAGCAGGAATGTGATAATGTGGCCCTTTTAACAGCCGCCCATGCCAAGGGTCTGAAAAAACAGGGGCCTTATGACCTTATATTCATTGGTGGAATGGTGGACGAAGTTCCCCAGGCGCTTCTTGAGCAACTTAAAGAAGACGGCAGAATATTATGTGTGATTAATGATGAGGGTATTGGGCGCGCCGCATTGGTGACATATAAAAATAAAGTAAAAGGTGTCAGAATTTTGTTTGATACGTCTGCACCAAAGCTTAAAGGATTTGAAAAGACGAAGAAGTTTGAATTTTAG
- a CDS encoding aldo/keto reductase encodes MNYKRMGLSGIKVSSLCLGTMTFGAGADKGESAKIYHAARDKGINFFDCANLYAGGASEEILGDFIHAHREEVVISSKAYFPVNSYAGGASEIWGRGLNRTHVTRAVEDSLKRLKTDYIDIYYMHHFDDDCTLEESLSVYNDLVHQGKINYIGLSNFAAWQYMKAVGIARAHNYAPIACIQPMYNLLKRQCESEILPMAKSEGLGVFSYSPLAGGVLSGKYLKDDENSREGRLNKMDMYKERYKADRNKEIARNFVNLAASRNMNPISLAVAWVGGHEAITAPIIGGRSVEQLKPSLDAVDIEMTPDLRAEISSLAVAPEPATDRSEEKAK; translated from the coding sequence ATGAATTATAAAAGAATGGGTCTAAGCGGGATAAAAGTATCATCACTTTGTCTTGGCACCATGACGTTTGGTGCGGGCGCCGACAAGGGGGAATCGGCAAAAATTTACCATGCTGCCCGTGACAAGGGGATTAATTTTTTTGACTGTGCCAATCTTTATGCCGGTGGGGCATCGGAAGAAATTTTGGGGGATTTCATCCACGCCCACCGTGAGGAAGTTGTCATTTCATCAAAAGCCTATTTCCCGGTCAATTCATATGCCGGCGGTGCCAGTGAAATCTGGGGACGGGGCCTTAACCGCACTCATGTGACCCGCGCTGTGGAAGACAGCCTGAAACGACTTAAAACAGATTATATTGATATTTATTATATGCATCATTTTGATGATGACTGCACGCTTGAGGAAAGTCTTTCGGTTTATAATGACCTGGTCCATCAGGGCAAAATAAACTATATCGGCTTGAGCAATTTTGCCGCTTGGCAATATATGAAAGCGGTTGGCATTGCCCGAGCACATAATTATGCGCCGATCGCCTGTATCCAACCGATGTATAATCTGCTGAAACGGCAATGCGAAAGCGAAATTCTGCCTATGGCCAAAAGTGAAGGGCTCGGTGTTTTTTCCTATAGTCCGCTGGCGGGCGGTGTGCTGAGCGGTAAATATTTAAAGGATGATGAGAATAGCCGGGAAGGACGCTTAAACAAAATGGACATGTATAAGGAACGCTATAAGGCCGACAGGAATAAGGAAATTGCCAGAAATTTTGTCAATCTTGCCGCGTCCAGAAACATGAACCCAATAAGCCTTGCCGTTGCCTGGGTTGGCGGGCATGAGGCCATTACCGCCCCGATCATCGGCGGACGCAGTGTTGAACAGTTAAAACCATCGCTTGATGCGGTGGATATTGAAATGACACCGGACCTCAGAGCGGAAATTTCCAGCCTTGCCGTTGCGCCAGAGCCGGCAACTGACCGTTCGGAAGAAAAGGCAAAATAA
- a CDS encoding PQQ-dependent sugar dehydrogenase, translated as MKLKLFLILFFSGASSLANAQHVFPGLEPPAPAYPGQTRASIADQSAPVELTVLKDGLYLPWGIAPLPSGNILMTEMTGRLSVVAPDGSSMKMVSGLPPIRGYWYMGLMDVLLDPDFKNNRMVYFSYFGPPDGEAGNGIHGPTKEWGDAYKATTALHDEWKVKDEAYKKEHPFDRRFIGRGRLSDDETKIENFENIFEVGGRRMTFGADGKLWITTWGSDSDPQNPKTLGSKMIRINKDGSIPGDNPFVGNDNVPDAIYAMGFRDPSGTDLNPETGVVWEIEHGPQGGDEINIMKAGANYGWPIITYGREYGDEGKVIGEGLSAKEGYEQPIYFWNPNIAPSSMLFYKGDLFPKWKGNLFATSLKGRQLTRLVLGGNNVVAEERLIEHFGQRLRTVKQGYDGALYIVTDSAENGQLIKLTPRQ; from the coding sequence ATGAAACTGAAATTATTTCTGATTTTATTTTTTTCCGGGGCGTCTAGCCTCGCAAATGCGCAGCATGTTTTTCCCGGTCTGGAACCACCGGCACCGGCTTACCCTGGGCAGACCCGGGCATCCATCGCCGACCAGAGCGCACCAGTGGAACTAACGGTCCTTAAAGACGGGCTTTATCTGCCGTGGGGGATTGCACCGCTGCCAAGCGGCAATATTCTTATGACGGAAATGACGGGACGTCTCAGTGTGGTTGCCCCGGACGGCAGTTCCATGAAAATGGTCAGTGGCCTGCCCCCTATTCGCGGCTACTGGTATATGGGATTGATGGATGTGCTGCTGGATCCGGACTTTAAAAATAACAGAATGGTATATTTCAGTTATTTTGGTCCGCCGGATGGAGAGGCAGGAAATGGCATCCATGGCCCAACCAAGGAATGGGGCGATGCCTATAAGGCAACAACGGCCCTTCATGACGAGTGGAAGGTAAAGGATGAAGCTTATAAAAAAGAGCATCCCTTTGACCGCCGCTTTATCGGCCGTGGCCGTCTTTCAGACGATGAAACAAAAATCGAAAATTTTGAAAATATTTTCGAAGTGGGTGGCCGCCGTATGACTTTCGGGGCCGATGGCAAGCTCTGGATTACCACCTGGGGCAGTGACAGTGACCCGCAGAACCCGAAAACATTGGGCAGTAAAATGATCCGGATCAATAAGGATGGCAGTATTCCTGGCGATAACCCTTTTGTCGGCAATGACAACGTGCCAGATGCGATTTATGCTATGGGCTTTCGCGATCCTTCAGGGACGGATCTGAACCCTGAAACGGGTGTTGTCTGGGAAATTGAACATGGTCCGCAGGGCGGGGATGAGATTAATATTATGAAAGCGGGCGCAAATTACGGCTGGCCGATCATTACATATGGCCGTGAATATGGTGATGAAGGAAAAGTGATTGGGGAAGGTTTAAGCGCCAAGGAAGGGTACGAGCAGCCGATCTATTTCTGGAACCCGAATATTGCCCCCTCTTCCATGCTGTTTTATAAGGGTGACCTTTTCCCGAAATGGAAAGGTAATTTATTTGCCACCTCGCTTAAAGGCCGCCAGCTTACAAGGCTTGTGCTGGGGGGTAATAATGTTGTGGCGGAAGAACGACTGATAGAGCATTTTGGTCAGCGGCTTCGTACAGTGAAGCAGGGCTATGACGGCGCACTTTATATTGTGACCGACAGTGCGGAAAACGGGCAGCTTATTAAACTGACACCGCGTCAATAA
- a CDS encoding 4a-hydroxytetrahydrobiopterin dehydratase — protein MTIDDILSELDGWKAVPGREAITKKFTFKNFDQAFAAMTKIAKKAEEMDHHPEWFNVYNRLEVTLATHDANGVTSYDLELAKFIDAVSV, from the coding sequence ATGACTATAGACGACATTCTAAGCGAACTGGACGGCTGGAAAGCGGTGCCGGGCCGGGAAGCGATCACCAAGAAATTCACCTTCAAAAATTTTGATCAGGCCTTCGCCGCCATGACAAAAATCGCTAAAAAAGCAGAAGAAATGGATCACCACCCTGAATGGTTCAATGTTTATAACCGGCTTGAAGTGACGCTGGCCACCCATGATGCAAACGGGGTGACCAGCTATGATCTTGAACTGGCAAAATTTATTGACGCGGTGTCAGTTTAA
- a CDS encoding cold-shock protein produces the protein MATGTVKWFNPNKGYGFIAPDEGGKDVFVHISAVERAGIDRLNDGQKVSYEIVESRGKEAADELKLVD, from the coding sequence ATGGCTACAGGCACCGTTAAATGGTTTAACCCAAATAAGGGATACGGTTTTATTGCACCAGACGAAGGCGGAAAAGACGTGTTCGTACATATCTCTGCTGTTGAGCGCGCAGGCATTGACAGATTGAACGACGGACAAAAAGTTAGCTACGAAATCGTTGAAAGTCGTGGTAAAGAAGCGGCTGACGAACTCAAACTCGTAGACTAG
- a CDS encoding NAD(P)H-dependent oxidoreductase: MVKLLFMAGSARNASLSKKVARAAHKIALEKGAEAIFIDLRDFSMPIYDGDLEANEGMPENAARLKEIFANSDGYFIVTPEYNSFFPPLLKNVIDWMSRPDPRNIGNPYMDKVAAIAGSSPGAMGGIRALPYFNTLLSKLGVHVVPTQVAVGNAASAVDENGNFADERQRIMITASLDQLIRTATALKS; encoded by the coding sequence ATGGTCAAACTACTTTTCATGGCGGGCAGCGCCCGTAACGCTTCATTATCAAAAAAAGTTGCCAGAGCGGCCCATAAAATCGCCCTTGAAAAAGGCGCAGAGGCGATCTTTATCGACCTTCGTGATTTTTCGATGCCCATTTATGACGGGGACCTCGAAGCAAATGAGGGCATGCCGGAAAATGCCGCCAGGTTGAAAGAAATTTTTGCGAACAGCGACGGCTATTTTATTGTAACGCCTGAATATAACAGTTTCTTTCCGCCGCTGCTTAAAAATGTCATTGACTGGATGTCACGGCCTGATCCCCGGAATATCGGCAATCCTTATATGGATAAAGTTGCGGCGATAGCCGGATCATCTCCTGGCGCAATGGGGGGTATTCGTGCACTTCCATATTTTAATACGTTACTTAGCAAACTCGGCGTTCATGTAGTGCCAACCCAGGTTGCTGTTGGCAATGCGGCCAGTGCCGTTGATGAAAATGGCAATTTTGCCGATGAACGCCAGCGGATAATGATCACGGCCAGCCTTGACCAGCTGATCAGAACGGCTACAGCGTTAAAATCTTAA